A genomic segment from Pistricoccus aurantiacus encodes:
- the fadB gene encoding fatty acid oxidation complex subunit alpha FadB, translating to MIYQGSAITVARGGDEIATLTFDLKDESINKLSSAVVEELDQALQAIRKESGLQGLVIASGKDVFIVGADITEFHQIFEKGEKYLVDMNQRVHGIFNAIEDLPFPSVAAINGLALGGGFEITLTADFRVMAESAKIGLPETKLGIVPGWGGCVRLPRLIGADNAIEWIAGGTENKAKTALEMGAVDAVVPKEKLEAAARDILEQANRGELDYQARREEKQSPLKLDSIEQMMAFETAKGYVAGKAGPHYTAPVEAIRVIQKGAGEGRERAQAIEAKAFAKLAMTDVCYNLVGLFLNDQAVKKKAGQYEKQANPVELAAVLGAGTMGGGIAYQSASKGTPILMKDIKLEAIELGLKEARKLFIKQVERGRLGKADMAEKLTSIRSTLAYGDFEQVDLVVEAVVENPKVKGGVLAEVEKATGEETILTSNTSTIAIDRLAGNLKRPQNFCGMHFFNPVHRMPLVEVIRGAKTSDVAIGTAVAYARKMGKTPIVVNDCPGFLVNRVLFPYFGGFNLLIEQGADFQRVDKVMEKFGWPMGPAYLLDVVGIDIAVHANEVMAEGFPERMAREGKNAIQVMQENERLGQKNRKGFYVYEEDKKGKPKKVSDDQAYELLKPLVKEHREFTDEAIVARLMTPLCLEAVRCLEDDIVGSPAEADMALIYGIGFPPFRGGALRYIDAMGVAEFVEQADRLSETLGPLYAPTDRLREMAKAGERFYSTAGQR from the coding sequence ATGATCTATCAAGGTAGCGCCATTACGGTGGCCCGGGGCGGCGACGAGATCGCCACCCTGACGTTCGATTTGAAGGATGAATCCATCAACAAGCTTTCCAGCGCCGTAGTGGAGGAACTCGATCAAGCGCTGCAGGCGATCCGCAAGGAAAGCGGCTTGCAAGGCCTGGTCATCGCCAGTGGCAAGGATGTCTTTATCGTCGGCGCGGATATTACCGAATTTCACCAGATCTTCGAGAAAGGCGAGAAATATCTGGTCGACATGAATCAGCGGGTGCATGGCATCTTCAATGCTATCGAGGATCTGCCGTTTCCCAGCGTGGCGGCCATCAACGGCCTGGCCCTGGGCGGCGGTTTCGAGATCACCCTGACCGCGGATTTTCGCGTCATGGCGGAGAGCGCCAAGATTGGCCTGCCGGAAACCAAGCTGGGCATTGTGCCGGGCTGGGGCGGCTGCGTACGGCTGCCGCGTCTGATCGGCGCGGACAACGCCATCGAATGGATCGCCGGAGGGACAGAGAACAAGGCGAAAACCGCTCTTGAGATGGGCGCGGTGGACGCGGTGGTGCCTAAGGAGAAACTCGAAGCGGCGGCCCGGGACATTCTTGAACAGGCCAATCGGGGTGAACTGGATTATCAGGCCCGGCGTGAGGAAAAACAGTCGCCTTTGAAGCTCGATTCCATCGAGCAGATGATGGCCTTCGAGACCGCCAAGGGTTATGTAGCCGGCAAGGCGGGGCCGCACTATACGGCTCCGGTCGAGGCCATCCGCGTCATTCAGAAAGGCGCCGGCGAGGGCCGGGAACGCGCCCAGGCCATCGAGGCCAAGGCCTTCGCCAAGCTCGCCATGACCGATGTCTGCTACAACCTGGTGGGGCTTTTCCTCAACGACCAGGCGGTCAAGAAAAAGGCCGGCCAATACGAGAAGCAGGCCAACCCGGTCGAGCTGGCGGCGGTGCTGGGCGCCGGTACCATGGGCGGCGGTATCGCCTATCAAAGCGCGTCCAAGGGCACGCCGATCCTGATGAAGGATATCAAGCTGGAGGCCATCGAGCTGGGGCTCAAGGAAGCGCGCAAGCTGTTCATCAAGCAGGTGGAGCGCGGCAGGCTCGGCAAGGCGGACATGGCGGAGAAGCTCACGTCCATTCGTTCGACGCTTGCCTACGGCGATTTCGAACAGGTCGATCTGGTGGTGGAAGCGGTGGTGGAGAATCCCAAGGTCAAGGGCGGGGTTCTCGCGGAAGTCGAAAAGGCTACCGGCGAAGAAACCATTCTTACTTCCAATACTTCAACCATCGCCATCGATCGTCTGGCGGGAAACCTCAAGCGTCCGCAGAATTTCTGCGGCATGCACTTCTTCAACCCGGTGCACCGCATGCCCCTGGTGGAGGTTATTCGCGGTGCCAAGACCTCGGATGTCGCCATTGGCACGGCGGTAGCCTATGCCCGCAAGATGGGCAAGACGCCGATCGTGGTCAACGACTGCCCGGGTTTTCTGGTCAATCGGGTTTTATTTCCCTATTTCGGCGGTTTCAATCTGTTGATCGAACAGGGCGCGGATTTCCAGCGGGTCGACAAGGTCATGGAGAAGTTCGGCTGGCCCATGGGGCCTGCCTATCTGCTTGACGTGGTGGGCATCGATATCGCGGTGCACGCCAACGAGGTAATGGCGGAAGGCTTTCCAGAGCGTATGGCCCGGGAAGGCAAGAACGCCATTCAAGTCATGCAGGAGAACGAACGCCTGGGGCAGAAGAACCGCAAGGGCTTCTATGTCTACGAGGAAGACAAGAAGGGCAAGCCAAAAAAAGTCAGCGACGATCAGGCTTACGAGCTGCTCAAGCCGCTGGTGAAGGAACACCGGGAGTTCACCGACGAGGCAATCGTCGCGCGGCTGATGACGCCGCTATGCCTCGAGGCGGTGCGCTGCCTGGAAGACGATATCGTCGGCTCACCGGCGGAAGCGGACATGGCGTTGATCTACGGCATCGGCTTTCCCCCGTTCCGGGGCGGCGCGCTACGCTATATCGATGCCATGGGCGTGGCGGAATTTGTCGAGCAGGCAGATCGGCTGAGCGAAACTCTTGGGCCGCTTTATGCACCGACGGACAGACTGCGTGAAATGGCCAAGGCTGGTGAGCGCTTTTATTCCACCGCTGGACAACGCTGA
- the slyA gene encoding transcriptional regulator SlyA has translation MYQNIGFRLNRVPRIWRAILDQRLAPLGLTQTRWITLYHLAHLGDGQPQCDLARAIGVEAPSLVRTLDQLAEQKLIERRPCEQDRRTKRIFLTAKAAPLLKQIDQVVDTARREILAGLDEDELAKFEELLSRIEKNVQKIQNKEDD, from the coding sequence ATGTACCAAAATATTGGCTTTCGACTCAATCGGGTTCCGCGGATATGGCGGGCCATCCTCGACCAGCGCCTGGCCCCACTGGGCTTGACTCAGACGCGCTGGATTACTCTATATCATCTTGCCCATCTTGGCGATGGACAACCTCAGTGCGACCTAGCGCGAGCGATCGGCGTCGAGGCACCGTCCTTGGTTCGTACCCTGGATCAACTCGCGGAGCAGAAGCTCATCGAGCGTCGCCCCTGCGAACAGGATCGACGTACCAAACGCATCTTTCTTACCGCTAAGGCGGCGCCGCTGCTCAAGCAGATAGATCAAGTTGTCGACACGGCGCGCAGAGAAATTCTCGCCGGGCTCGACGAGGACGAGCTGGCGAAATTCGAAGAGCTGCTTTCTCGCATCGAGAAGAACGTTCAAAAGATCCAGAATAAAGAAGACGATTGA
- a CDS encoding DUF5924 family protein, with product MPAPSKRLLPDTSPASSRLQRLQGAARKIVVRLRPYAWIWPPIAFGAGVASFFLVERQQWLGAVLALGMLLAWVLLLSENLISRLLRKRGLNVSPQGATAFIAQMIHQETLFFCLPFLLATTVWSSGQAIFTLLITAMALLSILDPFYYRLAQRHRWLYFAFHAQCVFVVVLVTLPIMLKLTTDQSLIVALLVMTVFAIPSLFRLLKPGSLLRWTGMLGLLVALAGAAWVGRAWVPPASLWLTGSALSPAFDIQARSPFGSMALTDKQVSQNGLFAYTAIRAPRGLHETIYHEWYQEGELVDRIPLMIRGGREEGYRAWTHKRNFPESPAGNWRIEVVTPLGQRLGVMRFHVSDAASGAARADGRIRSPGGIPGLDLRRLIAGQRAVPEQKSVPLSETAKGIEPEIEVTEDHAGKQQSRNPTSGK from the coding sequence ATGCCAGCGCCCTCCAAACGATTATTACCCGATACGTCTCCGGCCTCTTCGCGGTTGCAGCGCCTACAAGGGGCCGCACGGAAGATCGTGGTTCGGCTACGCCCCTATGCCTGGATATGGCCGCCGATCGCCTTTGGCGCCGGGGTCGCAAGTTTTTTCCTGGTCGAGCGCCAGCAGTGGCTCGGCGCGGTCCTGGCGCTTGGCATGCTGCTGGCCTGGGTATTACTACTATCGGAAAACTTGATCAGCCGTCTGCTTAGAAAGCGGGGCCTCAATGTCTCCCCTCAGGGGGCGACCGCTTTCATCGCCCAGATGATCCATCAGGAAACCCTATTCTTTTGCTTACCGTTTCTGCTGGCAACCACGGTATGGAGCAGCGGTCAGGCCATCTTTACGCTGCTGATTACCGCCATGGCGCTGCTATCGATTCTTGATCCTTTCTACTATCGCCTCGCCCAGCGCCATCGCTGGCTCTATTTCGCATTCCACGCCCAGTGCGTTTTCGTGGTGGTCTTGGTCACCCTGCCCATCATGCTCAAGCTCACCACGGATCAAAGCCTTATCGTTGCGCTGCTGGTGATGACCGTATTCGCCATTCCCAGCCTCTTTCGGCTCCTCAAGCCCGGCTCGCTGCTGCGCTGGACGGGCATGCTCGGCTTGCTTGTCGCCTTGGCCGGCGCAGCCTGGGTAGGACGCGCCTGGGTGCCGCCGGCGAGCCTGTGGCTTACCGGCAGCGCCTTGTCGCCGGCGTTCGACATTCAGGCGCGCAGCCCCTTTGGCAGCATGGCACTTACCGACAAGCAGGTCAGCCAGAACGGGTTATTCGCCTATACGGCGATTCGTGCGCCGCGCGGGCTGCACGAAACGATCTATCACGAGTGGTATCAAGAGGGCGAACTGGTGGATCGTATTCCACTGATGATTCGAGGAGGACGAGAAGAAGGCTATCGCGCCTGGACCCACAAACGGAATTTTCCCGAGTCTCCGGCGGGCAACTGGCGTATCGAGGTGGTAACGCCGCTAGGGCAACGTCTCGGAGTCATGCGTTTCCACGTGAGCGATGCTGCCAGCGGAGCGGCTCGGGCCGACGGACGGATCCGCTCCCCCGGCGGAATCCCCGGTCTCGACCTGCGTCGGCTGATTGCTGGCCAACGTGCTGTTCCAGAGCAGAAAAGCGTACCCCTGAGCGAAACCGCTAAAGGCATCGAACCAGAGATAGAGGTAACCGAGGATCACGCCGGCAAGCAGCAAAGCCGCAACCCCACAAGCGGGAAGTAG